The Dasypus novemcinctus isolate mDasNov1 chromosome 12, mDasNov1.1.hap2, whole genome shotgun sequence genome includes a window with the following:
- the LOC101425163 gene encoding olfactory receptor 8S1-like, with amino-acid sequence MALGNHSTITEFIFLRLSDNPHVEAVLFVLFLAIYLLTLTGNLMLLLVIKSDPHLHAPMYFFLSHLSFLDLCYCSVTEPNMLKNLLSQDKSISVEGCLAQVFFVFATAGTEVCLLAAMAYDRYAAICHPLLYGQVMGEQLCEGLVWASWGLAFLDALINTLLAGDLDFCEVRIMSHFSCELPSLFPLSCSDVSTNFTVLICSALLHASATLLLIFFSYTRIVSTILSISSTTGRSKAFSTCSSHLTTVILFYGSAFLRYYMPTSGTPAEFVFSIQYSVVTPLVNPLVYSLKNNVVKAALKRMLQKGLYNFG; translated from the coding sequence ATGGCCTTGGGAAACCACAGCACCATCACAGAGTTCATTTTCCTCAGGCTGTCTGACAACCCCCACGTTGAGGCTGTACTCTTTGTGCTGTTCCTGGCCATCTACCTCCTGACCCTGACGGGGAACCTGATGCTGCTGCTGGTGATCAAGTCTGATCCTCACCTCCAtgcccccatgtacttcttcctgagtcacctctccttcctggacctctgttactgctcagtcactgagcccaATATGCTGAAGAACCTCCTTTCTCAGGATAAATCAATCTCGGTAGAGGGCTGCCTGGCTCAGGTCTTCTTTGTGTTTGCCACTGCTGGGACAGAAGTCTGCCTGCTCGCggccatggcctatgaccgctatgcaGCCATCTGCCACCCCCTGCTCTACGGCCAGGTGATGGGTGAGCAGTTGTGTGAGGGTCTGGTGTGGGCCTCCTGGGGCCTGGCTTTTCTGGATGCTCTCATCAACACCCTTCTGGCTGGGGATCTGGACTTCTGTGAGGTTCGTATTATGTCTCACTTCAGCTGTgagcttccctctctctttcctctgtcctGCTCTGATGTCTCCACCAACTTCACAGTCCTGATCTGCTCTGCCCTCCTTCATGCCTCTGCAACACTCCTCCTCATCTTCTTCTCTTACACCCGCATCGTCTCCACCATCCTGAGCATCAGCTCCACAACAGGGCGGAGCAAggccttctccacctgctcctcccacctcaCTACAGTGATCTTGTTCTATGGCTCTGCTTTTCTTCGTTATTACATGCCAACATCAGGGACCCCAGCGGAATTTGTTTTTTCCATACAGTACAGTGTGGTCACTCCTCTGGTGAATCCCCTTGTCTACAGCTTGAAGAACAACGTGGTAAAAGCAGCTCTGAAAAGAATGTTGCAAAAAGGTTTATATAATTTCGGATAG